One region of Parambassis ranga chromosome 12, fParRan2.1, whole genome shotgun sequence genomic DNA includes:
- the ark2n gene encoding protein ARK2N isoform X3, which produces MKMADLVKAEEFVDAEGPPECLDDAQSATASVQGEQDEHLKTETTTTSTSSPPREKEDSPLNTEGEQSLLSMPCLMKELRRDSPESQHASTGSDKPVSRHIYESDSSNPCMLSPSSSGHLADSDTLSSGEDGAVPPVVEEGNMEAENDPGQAAGRQTSATASGGRKSRRSRSESEMPPNAMAAKKNRCQLNAAATGGQEKQTNGKLAKVKGHRSQKHKERMRLLRQKREAAARKKYNLLQDSSTSDSELTCDSSTSSSEDEDDDTSGGSKTIKTDIPGHMEAELSHKEGSQHKGQINIGSSDSEVEIVGVQEKARGAHPCGGVIKSLSSWKENSVEQLNSTNQSQLWTTVSPQPNWVSPPEVVDLTLDEDTGHKYLL; this is translated from the exons ATGAAGATGGCTGATTTAGTGAAGGCAGAAGAATTTGTGGATGCAGAGGGTCCTCCAGAGTGCCTTGATGATGCACAATCAGCAACAGCATCTGTTCAAGGAGAGCAGGATGAGCATCTGAAAACAgagaccaccaccaccagtacCAGCTCACCACCAAGAGAAAAGGAGGATAGCCCCTTGAATACAGAGGGCGAGCAGAGTCTCCTCTCTATGCCATGCCTGATGAAGGAGCTCCGCCGAGACTCCCCAGAATCCCAGCATGCCTCCACAGGAAGTGACAAGCCTGTGTCTCGTCATATCTACGAGAGTGATTCGTCAAATCCTTGCATGCTCTCCCCTTCATCCAGTGGCCACCTGGCAGACTCAGACACACTCTCCTCAGGCGAAGACGGTGCTGTTCCTCCTGTAGTAGAAGAGGGCAAcatggaagctgaaaatgatCCCGGGCAGGCAGCAGGAAGGCAAACATCCGCCACAGCCTCAGGGGGGAGGAAGTCTCGGCGGTCACGTTCAGAGAGCGAGATGCCTCCTAATGCAATGGCTGCAAAGAAGAACCGCTGCCAGCTTAACGCGGCAGCAACAGGAGGGCAGGAAAAACAAACCAACGGCAAGCTGGCAAAAGTGAAAGGTCACCGGAGCCAGAAACATAAGGAGCGTATGCGTCTGCTCAGGCAAAAACGAGAAGCGGCAGCACGGAAGAAGTATAACCTGCTGCAGGACAGCAGTACGAGTGACAGTGAGCTCACGTGTGACTCCAGCACCAGCTCCTCTGAGGACGAGGATGACGACACTTCAGGAGGTAGCAAGACAATCAAGACAGATATTCCAG GCCACATGGAGGCAGAGCTGTCGCACAAGGAGGGTTCTCAGCACAAGGGCCAGATTAACATTGGTTCCTCTGACAGTGAGGTGGAGATAGTTGGAGTGCAAGAGAAAGCACG AGGTGCCCACCCATGTGGAGGGGTGATAAAGAGTCTGTCCTCCTGGAAGGAGAACTCGGTGGAGCAGTTAAACAGCACAAATCAATCACAGCTCTGGACTACTGTTTCCCCTCAGCCCAACTGGGTGTCTCCTCCTGAAGTGGTGGACCTCACGCTGGACGAGGACACCGGACACAAATACCTTCTTTAA
- the ark2n gene encoding protein ARK2N isoform X1 → MKMADLVKAEEFVDAEGPPECLDDAQSATASVQGEQDEHLKTETTTTSTSSPPREKEDSPLNTEGEQSLLSMPCLMKELRRDSPESQHASTGSDKPVSRHIYESDSSNPCMLSPSSSGHLADSDTLSSGEDGAVPPVVEEGNMEAENDPGQAAGRQTSATASGGRKSRRSRSESEMPPNAMAAKKNRCQLNAAATGGQEKQTNGKLAKVKGHRSQKHKERMRLLRQKREAAARKKYNLLQDSSTSDSELTCDSSTSSSEDEDDDTSGGSKTIKTDIPDGPPVVGHYDISDTDSNQEIMSVETVRPTVIKHELKTHRGQDMAPHSGCIRALSSISGHMEAELSHKEGSQHKGQINIGSSDSEVEIVGVQEKARGAHPCGGVIKSLSSWKENSVEQLNSTNQSQLWTTVSPQPNWVSPPEVVDLTLDEDTGHKYLL, encoded by the exons ATGAAGATGGCTGATTTAGTGAAGGCAGAAGAATTTGTGGATGCAGAGGGTCCTCCAGAGTGCCTTGATGATGCACAATCAGCAACAGCATCTGTTCAAGGAGAGCAGGATGAGCATCTGAAAACAgagaccaccaccaccagtacCAGCTCACCACCAAGAGAAAAGGAGGATAGCCCCTTGAATACAGAGGGCGAGCAGAGTCTCCTCTCTATGCCATGCCTGATGAAGGAGCTCCGCCGAGACTCCCCAGAATCCCAGCATGCCTCCACAGGAAGTGACAAGCCTGTGTCTCGTCATATCTACGAGAGTGATTCGTCAAATCCTTGCATGCTCTCCCCTTCATCCAGTGGCCACCTGGCAGACTCAGACACACTCTCCTCAGGCGAAGACGGTGCTGTTCCTCCTGTAGTAGAAGAGGGCAAcatggaagctgaaaatgatCCCGGGCAGGCAGCAGGAAGGCAAACATCCGCCACAGCCTCAGGGGGGAGGAAGTCTCGGCGGTCACGTTCAGAGAGCGAGATGCCTCCTAATGCAATGGCTGCAAAGAAGAACCGCTGCCAGCTTAACGCGGCAGCAACAGGAGGGCAGGAAAAACAAACCAACGGCAAGCTGGCAAAAGTGAAAGGTCACCGGAGCCAGAAACATAAGGAGCGTATGCGTCTGCTCAGGCAAAAACGAGAAGCGGCAGCACGGAAGAAGTATAACCTGCTGCAGGACAGCAGTACGAGTGACAGTGAGCTCACGTGTGACTCCAGCACCAGCTCCTCTGAGGACGAGGATGACGACACTTCAGGAGGTAGCAAGACAATCAAGACAGATATTCCAG acgGGCCTCCAGTAGTGGGTCACTATGATATTTCAGACACTGATTCTAACCAGGAGATTATGAGTGTGGAGACAGTCCGGCCCACGGTGATAAAGCATgagctaaaaacacacagaggccagGATATGGCACCTCACTCTGGGTGTATAAGAGCTCTGAGCTCTATCTCAG GCCACATGGAGGCAGAGCTGTCGCACAAGGAGGGTTCTCAGCACAAGGGCCAGATTAACATTGGTTCCTCTGACAGTGAGGTGGAGATAGTTGGAGTGCAAGAGAAAGCACG AGGTGCCCACCCATGTGGAGGGGTGATAAAGAGTCTGTCCTCCTGGAAGGAGAACTCGGTGGAGCAGTTAAACAGCACAAATCAATCACAGCTCTGGACTACTGTTTCCCCTCAGCCCAACTGGGTGTCTCCTCCTGAAGTGGTGGACCTCACGCTGGACGAGGACACCGGACACAAATACCTTCTTTAA
- the ark2n gene encoding protein ARK2N isoform X2 yields the protein MKMADLVKAEEFVDAEGPPECLDDAQSATASVQGEQDEHLKTETTTTSTSSPPREKEDSPLNTEGEQSLLSMPCLMKELRRDSPESQHASTGSDKPVSRHIYESDSSNPCMLSPSSSGHLADSDTLSSGEDGAVPPVVEEGNMEAENDPGQAAGRQTSATASGGRKSRRSRSESEMPPNAMAAKKNRCQLNAAATGGQEKQTNGKLAKVKGHRSQKHKERMRLLRQKREAAARKKYNLLQDSSTSDSELTCDSSTSSSEDEDDDTSGGSKTIKTDIPAGFRRASERSRVGAQIHGLLDTSSWDRNGIGSVLEEAMTRFAVMQRQTEERFRIWMEKLAHLDSDNDSSKRSSDAPEGLQLPSQGARPSPPSSFLPSSESAETMAAYMLARENNSLTPTPINNNILPEVVTQNGNLTVPDPGLLNV from the exons ATGAAGATGGCTGATTTAGTGAAGGCAGAAGAATTTGTGGATGCAGAGGGTCCTCCAGAGTGCCTTGATGATGCACAATCAGCAACAGCATCTGTTCAAGGAGAGCAGGATGAGCATCTGAAAACAgagaccaccaccaccagtacCAGCTCACCACCAAGAGAAAAGGAGGATAGCCCCTTGAATACAGAGGGCGAGCAGAGTCTCCTCTCTATGCCATGCCTGATGAAGGAGCTCCGCCGAGACTCCCCAGAATCCCAGCATGCCTCCACAGGAAGTGACAAGCCTGTGTCTCGTCATATCTACGAGAGTGATTCGTCAAATCCTTGCATGCTCTCCCCTTCATCCAGTGGCCACCTGGCAGACTCAGACACACTCTCCTCAGGCGAAGACGGTGCTGTTCCTCCTGTAGTAGAAGAGGGCAAcatggaagctgaaaatgatCCCGGGCAGGCAGCAGGAAGGCAAACATCCGCCACAGCCTCAGGGGGGAGGAAGTCTCGGCGGTCACGTTCAGAGAGCGAGATGCCTCCTAATGCAATGGCTGCAAAGAAGAACCGCTGCCAGCTTAACGCGGCAGCAACAGGAGGGCAGGAAAAACAAACCAACGGCAAGCTGGCAAAAGTGAAAGGTCACCGGAGCCAGAAACATAAGGAGCGTATGCGTCTGCTCAGGCAAAAACGAGAAGCGGCAGCACGGAAGAAGTATAACCTGCTGCAGGACAGCAGTACGAGTGACAGTGAGCTCACGTGTGACTCCAGCACCAGCTCCTCTGAGGACGAGGATGACGACACTTCAGGAGGTAGCAAGACAATCAAGACAGATATTCCAG CTGGCTTCAGACGTGCATCGGAGAGATCCAGAGTGGGAGCCCAGATTCATGGGCTGTTGGACACCAGTTCGTGGGACAGGAACGGCATCGGCAGTGTTCTGGAGGAGGCCATGACTCGCTTTGCTGTGATGCAGCGTCAGACTGAGGAGCGCTTCCGCATCTGGATGGAAAAGCTTGCACACCTCGACTCGGACAACGATTCGTCCAAACGCTCAAGTGATGCCCCGGAGGGGCTGCAGCTTCCCTCCCAAGGGGCACGGCCTTCCCCTCCAAGTTCCTTTTTACCATCGTCAGAGTCTGCAGAGACTATGGCTGCCTATATGTTGGCACGAGAAAACAACAGCCTCACCCCCACCCCTATAAACAACAACATCCTCCCTGAAGTTGTCACTCAGAATGGAAATCTAACAGTTCCAGACCCTGGTCTCTTGAATGTTTAG
- the atp5fa1 gene encoding ATP synthase F(1) complex subunit alpha, mitochondrial: protein MLSVRVAAALARTLPRRAGLVSKNVAAACVGAKNLHTTHPWLQKTGTAEVSSILEEKIMGADTSADLEETGRVLSIGDGIARVYGLRNVQAEEMVEFSSGLKGMSLNLEPDNVGVVVFGNDKLIKEGDIVKRTGAIVDVPVGEELLGRVVDALGNAIDGKGPLGSKIRRRVGLKAPGIIPRISVREPMQTGIKAVDSLVPIGRGQRELIIGDRQTGKTAIAIDTIINQKRFNEGTDEKKKLYCIYVAIGQKRSTVAQLVKRLTDADAMKYTIVVSATASDAAPLQYLAPYSGCSMGEYFRDNGKHALIIYDDLSKQAVAYRQMSLLLRRPPGREAYPGDVFYLHSRLLERAAKMNDNFGGGSLTALPVIETQAGDVSAYIPTNVISITDGQIFLETELFYKGIRPAINVGLSVSRVGSAAQTRAMKQVAGTMKLELAQYREVAAFAQFGSDLDAATQQLLNRGVRLTELLKQGQYSPMAIEEQVTVIYAGVRGHLDKMEPSKITKFEKAFLQHILSQQQDLLAAIRADGKISEASDAKLKQIVLNFLSSFE from the exons ATGCTTTCAGTTCGCGTTGCAGCGGCTCTTGCCCGCACTCTACCCCGAAGAGCTGGATTG GTTTCCAAGAATGTTGCTGCTGCATGTGTAGGCGCAAAGAACCTACACACCACCCACCCATGGCTGCAGAAAACAG gCACAGCCGAGGTGTCGTCGATTCTGGAGGAGAAGATCATGGGAGCTGATACCAGCGCTGATTTGGAGGAGACCGGCCGTGTGCTGTCCATCGGAGATGGTATTGCCAGAGTGTACGGCCTGAGGAATGTGCAGGCTGAGGAGATGGTGGAGTTCTCCTCTGGTCTGAAG ggcaTGTCTCTGAATTTGGAGCCCGACAATGTCGGTGTTGTGGTCTTTGGTAATGACAAGCTGATCAAAGAGGGCGACATTGTGAAAAGAACAGGTGCTATTGTCGATGTGCCTGTTGGTGAGGAGCTTCTGGGACGTGTTGTTGATGCTCTCGGAAATGCCATTGATGGAAAG gGCCCTCTTGGCTCTAAGATCCGCAGACGTGTGGGTCTCAAGGCCCCCGGTATCATCCCCCGTATCTCTGTGAGGGAGCCCATGCAGACTGGCATCAAAGCTGTGGACAGTTTGGTCCCCATCGGTCGTGGACAGCGTGAACTCATCATTGGAGACAGGCAGACTGG CAAAACCGCCATTGCCATTGACACAATTATCAACCAGAAGCGCTTCAACGAAGGAACTgatgagaagaagaagctgtACTGCATCTATGTCGCCATTGGTCAGAAAAGATCTACAGTGGCTCAGTTGGTGAAGAGGCTGACAGATGCAGATGCCATGAAGTACACCATCGTGGTGTCTGCCACTGCTTCTGACGCTGCTCCTCTGCAGTATCTGGCCCCCTACTCTGGCTGCTCTATGGGAGAGTACTTCAGAGACAATGGCAAGCATGCCCTGATTATCTACGACGATCTCTCCAAGCAG GCTGTTGCCTACCGTCAGATGTCCCTGCTGCTCCGTCGTCCCCCCGGTCGTGAGGCTTACCCAGGAGATGTCTTCTACTTGCATTCCCGTCTGCTGGAGAGAGCTGCCAAGATGAATGACAACTTCGGCGGCGGTTCCCTCACAGCTCTTCCCGTTATTGAGACCCAGGCTGGTGACGTATCGGCCTACATTCCAACAAATGTCATCTCCATCACAGACGGACAG ATCTTCTTGGAGACAGAGTTGTTCTACAAGGGTATCCGTCCCGCCATCAACGTCGGTCTCTCTGTGTCTCGTGTCGGATCTGCAGCTCAGACCAGGGCTATGAAGCAG GTGGCTGGTACCATGAAGCTGGAGCTGGCTCAGTACCGTGAGGTGGCTGCCTTTGCTCAGTTCGGTTCTGATTTGGACGCTGCCACTCAGCAGCTGCTGAACCGTGGTGTTCGTCTGACAGAGCTCCTCAAACAGGGACAGTACT CTCCAATGGCTATTGAAGAACAGGTTACTGTCATTTATGCTGGTGTGAGGGGGCACTTGGATAAAATGGAGCCTAGCAAGATCACCAAGTTTGAGAAGGCTTTCCTGCAGCACATTTTGAGCCAGCAGCAAGACCTGCTGGCAGCTATCAG GGCTGATGGCAAAATCTCTGAGGCATCTGATGCTAAGCTGAAGCAAATTGTGCTGAACTTCCTCTCCAGCTTTGAGTAA